GGTTGCGGGAGGCGTCCGCGATGACCTTGGGGTCGTCGTAGAAGGTGGTGGCCTTCACGATGGCGGCGGCGCGCTTGGCCGGGTCGCCGGACTTGAAGATGCCGGAGCCGACGAAGACGCCCTCGGCGCCGAGCTGGCGCATCAGCGCGGCGTCGGCCGGGGTGGCGACACCACCGGCGGAGAACAGCACGACCGGCAGCTTGCCGAGCTCGGCGACCTCCTTGACCAGCTCGTAGGGGGCACGCAGGTCCTTGGCGGCGGCGTACAGCTCGTTGTTGTCGAAGCCGCGCAGACGGGCGATCTCGTTCTTGATCTGGCGCAGGTGGCGGACCGCCTCGACGACGTTGCCGGTGCCGGCCTCGCCCTTCGAGCGGATCATGGCCGCGCCCTCGGCGATGCGGCGCAGGGCCTCGCCCAGGTTGGTGGCGCCGCAGACGAACGGGGTAGTGAAGGCGAACTTGTCGCTGTGGTTGACCTCGTCGGCCGGGGTGAGGACCTCGGACTCGTCGATGTAGTCGACACCGAGGGACTGGAGGACCTGGGCCTCGACGAAGTGGCCGATGCGGGACTTGGCCATGACGGGGATGGAGACGGCCCCGATGATCTCCTCGATCATGTTGGGGTCGGACATCCGGGCCACGCCGCCGTCCTTGCGGATGTCGGCCGGGACCCGCTCCAGAGCCATGACGGCCACGGCGCCCGCGTCCTCGGCGATCTTCGCCTGCTCGGCGTCGACGACGTCCATGATCACGCCGCCCTTGAGCTGCTCGGCCATGCCGCGCTTGACGCGGGCGGTGCCGGTGGCGGGGGACTCGGCGGACTGCGGGGTGCTGGGAAGCGTGGACACGGGACCTCACTCGGTGAAGGACGCTGAATTACTGCATCGCCGAGCAAACGCTGTGGGACCGGTCCACAGCAAGGGCCAATAGGGAGGCCGTGGATCGTTTTGGCCCTGTATCCGCTCCCGGCTCAGGTGCCGGGGCGGTCCGCGAGGGCCACCGGTGGGGCGTCGTCCATCTCGAAGGCGAGCGGGAAGGGCGCGTGCCCGGCCAGCCGGAACAGCCGTACGGTGCGGTGCCGCCGCAGGGCCCGGGCGGCGCGCACGGAGTCGTTGTGGAAGCGCCGGGCCATCGGTACGCGGCGTACGGCGGCGGCCAGTTCGGTGGCCGCGTCCTCCCCGCCGGGGACCTCCTTCACCGCCTCCACCTGGGCCGGTTCGCCGAAGACGGCGCGCAGGGCGGCGCTCAGCTCGCTCTCGGCGACCTCGCGGTGGTCCTCCTCGGCCTGCCGGGCGGCGTGCGCGGCCTCGTACAGCACGATGGAGGCGGCCGGGTCCAGGACGCCGGAGGTGGCCAGCTCCTGGGTGACCGAGGCGCGGCGCAGGAGCTGGGCGTCGAGGGCGGCGCGGGCGGCGTCGATCCGGGAGTGCAGACGGTCCAGGCGGCCGGCGGTCCAGCTGAGGTAGACGCCGATCGCGACGAGGGCGACGACGATCCAGACGATGAGGGTTACGGTCACGGTCCCACACGCTACCGTCGCCGGGACCCGGTCCTCTCAACCGGCGGCCCCGGTCCCGCCTCCGGCAGGAGGCCCCGACCGCAAGGGCCGACCCCGGCCCCGCCATCGGCCGGAGGCCTCCGACCGCACCGGGCGGCTCGCGCCCCGGTGCGGGCTCCTCAGTCCCGCGCCAGTCCGAACCGGGCCCGCAGCCCCGACCGCTCGTCCGCCGCCACCGAGGCGGCCCCGTCCGTCACCGTCTCGTACACCGCGAGGATGTCGGCGCCCACGGTCGCCCAGTCGAAGCGCCGTACGTGGGCCTCGCCCCGCTCCCGCAGTCCGGCCCGGCGCTCCGGGTCGCCCAGCAGCCGGATCGCGGCGGCGGCCAGCGCGTCGGCGTCCTCGTTGGCGAAGAGGTCACCCGCCGCGCCCTGGTCCAGCACCTGCGCGAAGGCGTCCAGGTCGCTGGCGAGGACCGGCGCCCCCGCCGACAGCGCCTCGACCAGGATGATGCCGAAGCTCTCGCCGCCCGTGTTCGGCGCCACGTACACATCGACGCTGCGGAGCAGCCGGGCCTTGTCCTCGTCGCTGACCATGCCGAGGAACTCCACGCGCTCGCGCAGCTCCTCCGGCAGCGAGGCCACCGCCTCCTCCTCGTCCCCGCGCCCCGCGACCAGCAGCCGGGTCTCCGGGCGGGCGGCGAGGATGGCGGGCAGCGCCTTCATCAGGACCGGCAGCCCCTTTCGGGGCTCGTCGATGCGGCCGATGAAGCCGAGGGTCTGGCCCTGCCACTCGGCCTTCGGCTCGGCGTCGGCGAAGAAGCCGACGTCGACGCCGTTCGGGATGACCACGGCGTCCCCGCCCAGGTGCTCCACCAGGGTGCGCCGCGCGTACTCGCTCACGGCGATCCGCGCGCTGATCTTCTCCAGGGCGGGCTGGAGGATCGGATACGCGGCGATCATCGCCCGGGAGCGCGGGTTGGAGGTGTGGAAGGTGGCCACGATCGGTCCCTGCGCCGACCAGCAGGCGAGCAGGCCGAGCGAGGGGGAGGTCGGCTCGTGGATGTGGATGACGTCGAAGGTGCCGTCATGCAGCCAGCGGCGGACCCGGGCGGCGGAGAGGAAGCCGAAGTTCAGCCGGGCGACGGAGCCGTTGTACGGGACCGGGACGGCCCGGCCCGCCGAGACGACGTACGGGGGCAGCGGGGTCTCGTCGTCGGCCGGGGCCAGGACGGAGACGGTGTGGCCGAGGCCGATGAGGTGCTCGGCCAGGTCCCGGATGTGGAACTGCACGCCGCCCGGTACGTCCCAGGAGTACGGGCAGACGATGCCGATCTTCACGTGTGCTCTCCCGGGGGTCCGTTCCTCATGTGTCCTCCGAGGGCTTCGGGCGTCACGTCCGCTCCCTGGAGCCCGGTCTTCATGCGCCCTCCCCGGAATTCGGCCGTCATGCGCGCTCCCCCCGGGGCTCCAGGTCGTCCAGCCAGAGCCGCTGGAGCATGTGCCAGTCCTCCGGGTGCTCCGCGATGCCGCCCGCGAAGGCGTCGGCCAGCGCCTGCGTCATCGCGGCCGTCCTCTCGGCGCGGGTGCCTTCCTCCGGCACCTCGATCGCCGGGTGGACGCGGGCGCCCATCACCGGCGTGCCGTCGTACCAGAGGGTCACCGGCATCAGCAGCGCGCCCGTCTGCTGGGCGAGCAGGGCCGGGCCCGCGGGCATCCGGGCGGTGGCGCCGAAGAACGACACCTCCACGCCGGAGGCGGAGAGGTCCCGGTCGGCGACCAGGCAGACCAGGCCGCCGGCGCGCAGCCGCCGGGCCAGCGTGCCGAAGGCCGCGCCGCCGCTGTGCGGGAGGACCTCCATGCCCAGACCCTCGCGGTAGGCGACGAACCGGTCGTAGAGGGTGGCGGGCTCCAGCCGTTCGGCGACGGTGGTGAAGGGGACCTTCAGGTCGGTGGTGACCCAGGCTCCGGCGAGGTCCCAGTTGCCCAGGTGCGGCAGGGCGATGACCACGCCCTTCCCGGCGTCCAGGCCCTCGGTCAGGTGGTGGGCGTCCTGGACGTCGATGCTCGCCCTGATGCGCTCCGGGGTCCAGGTGGGCAGCCGGAACGACTCCATCCAGTACCGCATGTACGAGCGCATCCCGGCCTTGGACAGCTCGGCCAGCCGCTCCGGGCTCGCGTCCGGGACCACCCGCGCCAGGTTCGACTCCAGGCGCAGCACGCTCTTGCCGCGCCGCTTCCAGGTCCGGTCGGCGATGGTGCGGAAGAGGGCCGTGGCGGCGGGTTCGGGCAGCTTCTTCACCGCGCCCCAGCCGAGCCCGTACAGCCCGTCGGTGATCCGGCCCTTGAGCGCGC
This DNA window, taken from Streptomyces griseus subsp. griseus, encodes the following:
- a CDS encoding glycosyltransferase family 4 protein, encoding MKIGIVCPYSWDVPGGVQFHIRDLAEHLIGLGHTVSVLAPADDETPLPPYVVSAGRAVPVPYNGSVARLNFGFLSAARVRRWLHDGTFDVIHIHEPTSPSLGLLACWSAQGPIVATFHTSNPRSRAMIAAYPILQPALEKISARIAVSEYARRTLVEHLGGDAVVIPNGVDVGFFADAEPKAEWQGQTLGFIGRIDEPRKGLPVLMKALPAILAARPETRLLVAGRGDEEEAVASLPEELRERVEFLGMVSDEDKARLLRSVDVYVAPNTGGESFGIILVEALSAGAPVLASDLDAFAQVLDQGAAGDLFANEDADALAAAAIRLLGDPERRAGLRERGEAHVRRFDWATVGADILAVYETVTDGAASVAADERSGLRARFGLARD
- the pdxS gene encoding pyridoxal 5'-phosphate synthase lyase subunit PdxS, which produces MSTLPSTPQSAESPATGTARVKRGMAEQLKGGVIMDVVDAEQAKIAEDAGAVAVMALERVPADIRKDGGVARMSDPNMIEEIIGAVSIPVMAKSRIGHFVEAQVLQSLGVDYIDESEVLTPADEVNHSDKFAFTTPFVCGATNLGEALRRIAEGAAMIRSKGEAGTGNVVEAVRHLRQIKNEIARLRGFDNNELYAAAKDLRAPYELVKEVAELGKLPVVLFSAGGVATPADAALMRQLGAEGVFVGSGIFKSGDPAKRAAAIVKATTFYDDPKVIADASRNLGEAMVGINCDTLPESERYANRGW
- a CDS encoding phosphatidylinositol mannoside acyltransferase; translated protein: MSALKGRITDGLYGLGWGAVKKLPEPAATALFRTIADRTWKRRGKSVLRLESNLARVVPDASPERLAELSKAGMRSYMRYWMESFRLPTWTPERIRASIDVQDAHHLTEGLDAGKGVVIALPHLGNWDLAGAWVTTDLKVPFTTVAERLEPATLYDRFVAYREGLGMEVLPHSGGAAFGTLARRLRAGGLVCLVADRDLSASGVEVSFFGATARMPAGPALLAQQTGALLMPVTLWYDGTPVMGARVHPAIEVPEEGTRAERTAAMTQALADAFAGGIAEHPEDWHMLQRLWLDDLEPRGERA